One part of the Orenia metallireducens genome encodes these proteins:
- a CDS encoding sirohydrochlorin chelatase: MAEGIILLSHGSKSALANQELLTLRRKLEEDLELRVKEANLQFSDPDFWQAVEEMTKENIEIITIIPLFVFAGKHVKVDLPKLLSEARNKYPRLTIKATSHLADGDNLLKDLIKAKLNNFS; this comes from the coding sequence GTGGCAGAAGGAATTATACTATTAAGCCATGGTAGCAAATCAGCTCTAGCAAATCAAGAATTACTTACTTTAAGAAGAAAACTGGAAGAGGATTTAGAGCTTAGAGTAAAGGAGGCAAATTTACAGTTTTCAGACCCTGATTTTTGGCAGGCTGTAGAGGAGATGACTAAAGAGAATATTGAAATAATAACGATTATTCCTTTATTTGTATTTGCAGGAAAGCATGTAAAAGTTGATTTACCTAAGTTATTATCAGAGGCTAGGAATAAATACCCTAGACTTACCATTAAAGCAACTAGCCATTTAGCCGATGGAGATAATCTTTTAAAAGATTTAATTAAAGCAAAGTTGAATAATTTTAGTTAA
- a CDS encoding alpha/beta-type small acid-soluble spore protein, which translates to MSVRNNSNRLLNPVAKQAMDKFKLEVAESLNISNDYKSGYWGDLTSRECGSVGGEMVKRMIQDYENKMANQK; encoded by the coding sequence ATGTCAGTTAGAAATAACAGTAACCGTTTGCTTAATCCCGTTGCTAAACAGGCTATGGACAAATTTAAGTTAGAAGTGGCTGAAAGTCTTAATATCTCCAATGATTATAAATCTGGCTATTGGGGTGATTTAACTTCTCGTGAATGTGGCTCTGTTGGTGGCGAAATGGTTAAGAGAATGATTCAAGATTATGAGAATAAAATGGCTAATCAAAAATAA
- a CDS encoding alpha/beta-type small acid-soluble spore protein → MSIRNNSNRLLNPIAKQAMDKFKLEVAESLNISNDYKSGYWGNLTSRECGSVGGEMVKRMIQDYENKIANQK, encoded by the coding sequence ATGTCAATCAGAAACAATAGTAATAGATTGCTCAATCCTATTGCTAAGCAGGCTATGGATAAATTTAAATTAGAAGTGGCTGAAAGTCTTAATATCTCCAATGATTATAAATCTGGCTATTGGGGTAATTTAACTTCTCGTGAATGTGGCTCTGTTGGTGGTGAGATGGTTAAGAGAATGATTCAAGATTATGAGAATAAGATAGCTAATCAAAAATAA